A segment of the Alkalicoccobacillus plakortidis genome:
TTTCTTATAACAAAAAAGGAATCATTTGGTCTGTCCATTTTAAATGTCTATCCACTTGCGATATTGCTCACGGAGGCAAATCAATTCGGAATTGTGAAAATAGCTATCGTCCTACTAATCTCTGCAGCAACAGTTTATTATCTTGAAGAGAAGTGGAAAAAAGCAGATTTTACAGCTATTCCATACGCATTTGCAGCATTTGCAGTGCTGTTAGGAAATGTGGAGACCATTGTTACGGTTCTTCTATTAGTAGGATTGGCATTCGCAGGAAAAGCTGCGGGTGTTCATTATATTGGTTGGTCTTTTATTCAACACAAGAGAGTGAATACGTATCAAATCATTAGTACAATACTAGTAGCAGCAGCCAGCTTGCAGCTGCGTTCTGATACATCAATTGGAACAGAACTAGAGCTCATTCTCGCTACTGTATTATTCGCCTATCTTGTTCTGTTATTTATCAAAGAACCGAGTAAACATGTCCGTTATATTAAGGGGCTTACTCTACTAGGTGGTTTTTATTATCCGTACTCTTTATTGCTTTCCTTATTGCCAGTTGCGGATGAATATATTGTATTCCTATACACCGTTCCTTTTATGGTACTGGTGAGCCTCTTATTACGCGTTGTTGCAAAAGAAGACTCCTGGCGACCGCCCGTTGAGATGGTTGCGGTGGTGCTTGGTTTTATTGTCATGAGTCTCTCTACTTTAGCGAATCAGACGTTGTATGGAAGTTTAACGTTAAGTATTTTGGCAGTACTTGCAATTCTGGTTGGATTTTATCTTAAATATGCTGCCTATTTTGTAACAGGTGTTGTAGCGTTATTGGTGAATACCTTATACGCTACGAGAACGTTTTGGTCGAGTATCCCTTGGTGGGTCTATCTCATGGCTTGGAGGAGCGATCCTCATTGGCTTTGCGACCTATCAAGAGCTGAAAAAACGTGAGGATGAGACAACTGTTAAAGAGCAGTGGAGTCAATTAATCAAAAGAATAAAAGGTTTCTTTACTCATTGGACTTAAAGAGACTTAAGAGCTATTCCTTACAGCCAAATAGGCTAATAGGGAATAGCTCTTTTTATGATGAAATTGAAAAAAATAAGGCGTAGTTATTAGCACAAGAACGCTTAAGTGACGAGCAAAAGCCTTTGTCCTACATATACTATCGTGAAAGGGGTGATCTCATGGAAGAGATTAAATTCTGGACAGAAGAAGAAGTAGAAGAAATCGAAGAAAAAGAAGATAAGAGAGATAAGAAAGAAAAAGAAGATAAGAGAGATAAGAAAGAAAAAGAAGATAAAAAGGATAAGAAAAAGAAGAAACACTGTAAGCATATGTACTGTTTACCAATTTGTCACATCAAACGTCCTGATAAGAAGTGTTGTAAAAAACATTGTTGTAAAAAACATTGTTGTAAGAAAAAACATTACAACAATGGAATCCAAACTTTCTTACGTACTATAAATAACGGCTTATAAAGGTTTATTGAAGTGCTTTGTGTTATGGCTTATCTAGAGCTAATTAATAACCATTCTGAACATAACAAATCGTTATGTTCTTTTTTTAGGTTTATTATCTAATTGTGTAGAAAGGAATGTTTGAGAAAGGTGTAGAATGAGTAGTAGAGGAGTGATTAGTGTGAGTGTTCCAAAACATATTGTATCAGCAGCCGCTATTGTTCTAAACGATAAAAATGAGCTTTTATTAGTGAAAAATCCAAGACGAGGCTGGGAAATGCCAGGTGGTCAAGTTGAGGAAGGAGAATCGATTAAAACCGCAGCTATTCGTGAAACAGAGGAAGAGAGCGGGATCATCATTGAGGTCACAAAGTTTTGTGGCATTTTTCAAAATGTAGAGAAAAGCATATGTAATACCTTATTTTTGGGGAAACCTATTGGTGGCGAATGTCGCACATCCATTGAGAGTGAAGAGGTTGGTTATTTTCCTCTAGAACAAGCACTTGATATGGTAAAATGGAAGAACTTCAGACAAAGAATTGAGCTTTGCCTTGCTAATCAAGAAGAGCCTTTTTTTATACCTTTTTAAAAAGAAACAATGAGGAAGTGAAAACATGAAAAAACGAATTGCAATCGATATGGATGAAGTGATGGCGGATTTTATTCCAAAGCACCTATCTCTATACAATCAAGAGTACAAAGATACTATTACCATTCAAGATTTAAATGGATGTACACTAGAATCATTACGACCCGAGTTAGAAGATCATATAAAAGCATACATAAAAGAACCAACTTTTTTCCGCGATCTTGAAGTGATGAAAGATAGCCAACAGGTTATAGAAGAATTAACTCATTCATATGAAGTGTTTATTACAACGGCTGCAATGGAATATCCAACCTCATTCACAGCAAAATATGATTGGTTGAAGCAGCACTTCCCGTTTCTAAGCGATATGAATATTGTGTTTTGTGGCAACAAAAGCATCATCAAGGCTGACTATTTAATTGATGATAATGCTAGACATTTTAAAACCTTTTCTGGACAAGGCATCTTATATTCTGCACCTCATAATATTCACGAGACAGGTCATGTTCGCGTGAATGATTGGCAGGAAGTGCACAGTTACTTTTTAACAAACAACTAATCTCAAAAACGGAGCTGATTCGTATGACAATTAAATTAGATATGGTAGGCATTGTGGTTAAGGACATGAAAACATCCCTGGACTTTTATCGTACACTCGGCTTTGAAATACCCGAGAGCTTAAATGATGAGCCTCATGCTGAAGTAGACCAAGATGGTGTCAGATTGGCTTTTGATACAGTTGAGGTTGCTACATCAGTCTATGGTTCATGGGATGAGGCAACAGGACATCGGATTGAATTAGCATTTTTATGCGATAGCCCTACTGAATTAGACAATCTATACAACCAGATTATCGAAAAAGGATATAAAAGCCACAAAGAGCCTTGGGATGCCTTTTGGGGACAACGATATGCAATTGTATGTGACCCTGATGGGAATTTGATTAGTTTGTTTGTATGATGAGTACTAGAAAGGAGGAATTCTTTTGAACGAATTAGCAACGAACTATTGGCGGGAGTTTTGGGGTAAAGAAGATCTTCCTCAAAGTGTGGACGCTGGTCAATTCGGTGATGATCCGGATTATTTAGCAGAGTTAGTTTTAAATGGGACAAAAACCGCAACTTGCTATGGGGCTATCTTTTATGAATTAGAAAAGAAAAGAATTCCTCAACCAGGTGACTACAGCATCATTCTCGACAGTACAGATTGTCCACTAGCTATTATTCAACTAACACGGGTAGATGTTGTTCCTATGAATGAAGTAACTGAGGCATTTGCGATTGCTGAGGGTGATGGATCATATAAGAATTGGTACGATATCCATAAAAGATACTTCTATGAGAAATCACATGAGGTAGGAATTGAATTTCAAGAAACGATGAATCTCGTTTGCCAAACCTTTGAGTTGATTGATGTAAAAGCGCAATCAAAAAGAAGAGGAGAGAAGGAATGAACTTCCTAAAAGTGTTCTATGATATCAGTAATTGGCTTGCAAAGGTCATGTATCTTCATTTTTTATGGGTTGCATTTACATTGTTAGGTCTCATTGTTTTTGGTATTACACAGCAACAACTGCTTTATGCTCAGTCATACATAAGTGGTATGACAAAGACTTTGATATTCCAATATATAAGACCTTTCTCTCAGCCTATAAAACTCAATTTAAGAAATCGAATGCATTAGGTTTTGTTTTGGTGCTGGTTGCACTTTTTCTATACATGGATCTCCAAATCTCACAGGATATCATTCAATCTTTTTATTTCCATGCTCTAATTCTCATTATTAGTTTTTTATGTTCAATTACAGCTATCTATCTATTCCCTATATTTGTAAGATACAATTTAACCTTTTTCTCTTATTTTAAACAGTCTTTATTTATTGCTTTGGCTAGACCAATGGAGACAATCGCAATTCTTGTTAGTTTTGTACTGCTGTATTTTGTATTTAGTTTTGTACCAGTTCTTTTCGTTTTTGCGGGTTCATCTCTTATAGCAACACCAATGGTTTGGTTTGCATATAGAGCTTGCTTACACGTAGAAGAAAAGAAAGTACATATCGGTGAAACGAAAACAGTTAAAAATTAAATGATCTTTCTACTGAATGTACACAATAACAGGATAAGAAGAAGAGAAGAAGCTATATGGAGTAGCTTCTTTTTTTTATGAATAAGGTCAATAACCCCTTACTTATAGGTAGAATTACCAATGTAATATACTACACATCACAATAGATATGACATATTGCTGAGGCTTCAAACTGCTTTAAATGTAAGCGATTTCAATAAAATATCAGATTTTAATAAATAGTTTGAGAATATCACATATTGATACAATTTCTCTTCAGGGCTACGATTGGAATAATTTAAAAGAAGGAGGAAATTGATGAGTTTACATACAGATGGTGTTCCCGATCAGAAAGCTGTCATGAAGACTAATATGAAAAAAAGTAAGCCTAAAAAGAATCGAAAGATCTTACAAAATTGGCAACTATACATTTTTATATTGCCGGCTTTTTTATATTTTTTCATCTTCCATTATATGCCTCTCTATGGATTGCAAATTGCATTTAAAGATTTTACTCCAGTAGCGGGTATTACTGGAAGCGAGTGGGTTGGTTTTAAACATTTTATACGTTTTTTTGAATCGTATTATTTTTGGGACCTCATTCGTAATACGTTAGGCATTAGTGTATATGAACTTATTGTTGGCTTCCCATTACCTATTATTTTGGCGTTATTATTAAATGAAGTAAAAGATAACTTTTTTAAGCGTTCTGTTCAAACGGTTACATATGCTCCTCACTTTATATCTGTTGTTGTTATTGCAGGTATGGTCATTGCATTTCTTTCTCCTGTTACGGGAGTAATTAATCATGGTATTCAATTTCTAGGTTTTGAACCGATTGCGTTTATGACTGATCCTGCTTGGTTTAAGACGGTCTATGTCTTTTCAGGAGTCTGGCAAAGTACAGGGTGGGGCACGATCATTTATTTAGCTGCACTTTCAGGGGTTGATCCTCAGCATCATGAGGCCGCCATTGTGGAAGGGGCTAATCGATTGCAACGTATCTGGCACATCAATATTCCATTTATCTTTCCGACCATGGTTATCCTGCTCATTATGAATGTAGGGAATATCATGGCTTTAGGGTTTGAAAAGATCTTGTTATTCCAAAATCCTCTGAATCTCGAATCTTCTAATGTAATCGCTACTTTTGTCTACAAAGCAGGATTATTAGATGCGCAATATAGTTTTGCTGCTGCGGTCGGTTTGTTTAATGCGGTTCTTAATGCAATACTACTAATCGTTGTA
Coding sequences within it:
- a CDS encoding NUDIX hydrolase, which produces MSVPKHIVSAAAIVLNDKNELLLVKNPRRGWEMPGGQVEEGESIKTAAIRETEEESGIIIEVTKFCGIFQNVEKSICNTLFLGKPIGGECRTSIESEEVGYFPLEQALDMVKWKNFRQRIELCLANQEEPFFIPF
- a CDS encoding 5' nucleotidase, NT5C type; the protein is MKKRIAIDMDEVMADFIPKHLSLYNQEYKDTITIQDLNGCTLESLRPELEDHIKAYIKEPTFFRDLEVMKDSQQVIEELTHSYEVFITTAAMEYPTSFTAKYDWLKQHFPFLSDMNIVFCGNKSIIKADYLIDDNARHFKTFSGQGILYSAPHNIHETGHVRVNDWQEVHSYFLTNN
- a CDS encoding VOC family protein, with the translated sequence MTIKLDMVGIVVKDMKTSLDFYRTLGFEIPESLNDEPHAEVDQDGVRLAFDTVEVATSVYGSWDEATGHRIELAFLCDSPTELDNLYNQIIEKGYKSHKEPWDAFWGQRYAIVCDPDGNLISLFV
- a CDS encoding ASCH domain-containing protein, which encodes MNELATNYWREFWGKEDLPQSVDAGQFGDDPDYLAELVLNGTKTATCYGAIFYELEKKRIPQPGDYSIILDSTDCPLAIIQLTRVDVVPMNEVTEAFAIAEGDGSYKNWYDIHKRYFYEKSHEVGIEFQETMNLVCQTFELIDVKAQSKRRGEKE
- a CDS encoding YesL family protein yields the protein MACKGHVSSFFMGCIYIVRSHCFWYYTATTALCSVIHKWYDKDFDIPIYKTFLSAYKTQFKKSNALGFVLVLVALFLYMDLQISQDIIQSFYFHALILIISFLCSITAIYLFPIFVRYNLTFFSYFKQSLFIALARPMETIAILVSFVLLYFVFSFVPVLFVFAGSSLIATPMVWFAYRACLHVEEKKVHIGETKTVKN
- a CDS encoding ABC transporter permease, whose amino-acid sequence is MKTNMKKSKPKKNRKILQNWQLYIFILPAFLYFFIFHYMPLYGLQIAFKDFTPVAGITGSEWVGFKHFIRFFESYYFWDLIRNTLGISVYELIVGFPLPIILALLLNEVKDNFFKRSVQTVTYAPHFISVVVIAGMVIAFLSPVTGVINHGIQFLGFEPIAFMTDPAWFKTVYVFSGVWQSTGWGTIIYLAALSGVDPQHHEAAIVEGANRLQRIWHINIPFIFPTMVILLIMNVGNIMALGFEKILLFQNPLNLESSNVIATFVYKAGLLDAQYSFAAAVGLFNAVLNAILLIVVNQIARKTSETSLW